The segment CTTCAGCACTTCATGCAGCCGTCAATTTGGGTAATACCCTTATGGTGGTTACTTAGTTAATCACCCTACATTAAGCCGAAAGTTCATGCCAGAAGCAGGAAGTGCTGAGTATGAAGAGCTCAAGACAAATCCAGACAAGGTATTCCTCAAGACAATTGTTCCTCAGTTGCAGACATTGCTTGGAATTTCCGTCTTAGAGATCTTGTCAAGACATGCTTCATCAGATGAGGTTTACTTGGGACAAAGGGATACCCCTGAATGGACAAAGGATCAAGAACCACTTTTAGCTTTTGAGAGGTTTGGAAAAAAGCTGAATGATATCGAGGATCGAATTATGCATATGAATGGTGATCATAAAAAATGGAAGAACAGGTCAGGGCATGTTAAAGTTCCATATACTTTGATCTTCCCCACAAGTGAAGAGGGACTCACAGGCAAAGGAATTCCTAACAGCGTGTCTATATAAACGTAATGTTTCTTGATATTAATTCCCAATAGCTTTTGCAGTCAATTTTGGGAATTAGTCTTATGGTGGTTACCTTGTTAATCGCCCTAGTTTAAGCAGAAAATTCATGCCAGAACCTGGAAGTGCTGAATATGAAGAACTCAAGATAAATCTAGACAAGGTATTCCTTAAAACAGTGGTTCCTCAGCAGCTGACACTGCTTGGCATGTCTGTCTTAGAACTCTTGTCAAGGCACGCTTCGGATACACTTAACCTCGGGCAGAGGGACTCACCTGAATGGACAAAGGATCAAGAACCACTTACAGCTTTTgagaggtttggaaagaagctGAGTGATATCGAGAATCAGATTATACAGATGAATGGTGATCATAAAAAATGGAAGAACAGGTCAGGGCATGTTAACGTTCCATATACATTGCTCTTTCCCACAAGTGAAGACGGACTCACAGGCAAAGGAATTCCCAACAGTGTGTCTACATAGAACTTATTATTCAATCCCCTTGTTGTGCTTTGTTTCTTCCCAATAATATCACTAAATAAACACTTCGTTCCAAATAATGGCTacttaaaatagatttttaagaaaaataaacaagacTAACATTTACGTCTatccactttttaaaaaaattaaaatcaactCAGGACCAAAGTATCCAAGAACCATGGAtccaatttttcatatttatgccCACCTCTTCAATTTCAACCCCTGATTCTAACTAAGGTTGATGTGTGCATTGGAAAAAAGGCAAGTAAATATAATACTAAAAATTAACAGTTTCTCTAGTGTATTAAAAAATCTGAACTACCCCTTAAATACcccatattattaattttccttGTCTAAAGCAGATTAATACACCACACAAGTACTAATCATGTAATCTTAGCTGTTCACTCTTCTGTCATTCAGATATAAATCTGTTGGATTTTCATATGCTTAACTTGGTTTAAAGAAGTCTATATTGTACATTAACTTAAATGACCATCGACGTGGCACCTTAGCATATTCAGACCTACCAACAGATCGTataaataatatgttatatCCCTAAAAGGTGTCATTAGCTAGCAAATAGCAATGAGCTCTAAAATCATATCGATGGTATGATCACACATCAAGTGCTGAAATTTgttcatttcaaaatttaatgctCTGATCCATCAACGTCATCTTGTATTTTACTTACCACTCTCAAGAAATATccttgtaaaaaataaaattattttttgttgtaagTAATATTTGCGAGAGTTGATCGATATTAACTCTTGTATTCAGGTTAgcaaatcagaaaaaataaaagatgaaaagaaaaacacaaagaaCTTTCCGAGGTCCATAGAACTCATTGTGTGTcgttaagaaatttaatcccctcaagtAACTGAGGTTGCAGTTAATTCCTCTCgagataaaatggattaaccattaaagaaagtagtggtacctcaaactgCAATAATTtctacaaatttaaaatgacAACAATGAATCACACACGGACACAATCGATCgattttattttgtaagaaatgtatGCAAGAGGAGGGAAGAATTCGATTcagaaaaattagagaaaaccTCTCTATTTATTGTCAACAAAGGTCGCAGCTCATTGGAAATAaaacaatctttcagaaaggccACGACCCTTTGGAAAAAGTACAACCTGTCAAACGGTCACAACGGAAAACTATACCTGAAGAATGGAATACAGATTGACAAGTACAAAAGGGTAGGCTTGGCTATTAATCTACCCTCATTGAATCCTTTAGAAAAGACACAACTATTTATAAAGGTCACAGTCTTTCGACAAAATCACAACCCTCCATGAGAATCGCAACACTTCATTTCCTGTTCATACCTTTAGAACCCAACCAAAAATACATAAGATCCAAATTAAGTCTTGCATATTGTATATTTGAGTATTGAGTATTTCCGATAAATATGCCTAGTACAGAGACAGAAGTGACCATGAAGGCAAATCTttaagacaaaaagagaaacaacACATAAGACTCCAAAAATTACATACTCAtgagaagcaaaaaaaaaaaaaaagaaaaaaaacagaagTTAGTTCGTACTTTATGTTTTGAATATAGAATATGAACGCACACTTCCCCTTCTTCATAGCTCTTTGTTGCCTCTACATTTGAGATATTCTTCTCCAATTTAGCCTTATAGCACCCGTATTTCAATTAAAgcataaaatatgtatatgtacatatttaatcatagttaaataataaaattgaaaatgtcTGTTacagtttttttattttttttaaaaagatctACAGACAGCTAGTAGTTTGTGctatataaatatgaaacaaACAAAGTAACTTATCTATGCTTTCTTTTCTTCTGTTGGAAGCTCAAgagaatataatatattatatttttttttcatttttaaaaataagattatGCATGCCATTACTGGAAAAGATGATGGAAAAAGGGTAAAAGGAAAAGTGgtgttgatgaagaagaatgttTTAGACTTCACTGGCATAATGGCCGCGGTTGTTGATGATGTTGCTGAACTCCTTGGCGAGAAGGTGTCGTTCCAGTTGATCAGTAGTTCGGTTTTTGATGATCGTGGTAAGTATTACTTCtcatatcttttttttagtgaagtgttaaaaatataaaaaaagacaGAAATGTATCGGTTTCAGAAGGGAAACTGAGCAATCCAGCATACTTGGAGAATTGGATTACAAACATCACCCCAATAATAGCAGGAGAATCAACTTTTAGTGTTACATTTGACTGGGATCGCAACGAGTTTGGAGTTCCAGGAGCATTCATCATCAAGAATTTTCATCTTAACGAATTCTTTCTCAAGTCACTCACACTCGAAGATGTTCCTAATCACGGAAAAATCCATTTTGTATGCAATTCTTGGGTTTATCCTGCTTTTAGATACAAGTCTGACCGCATTTTCTTTGCCAATCAGGTACATTTTGATTCATTCATTAAGAATGTATATGTTTCTAAACATGTATTTGCATTGTCGTAATTATGGTATGTTCTTCAGGCTTATCTCCCAAGTGAAACACCACAACCATTGCGAAAATACAGAGAAAATGAACTAGAGACCTTAAGAGGAGATGGGACCGGCAAGCTAGAGGAATGGGACAGGGTTTATGATTATGCTTACTATAATGATTTAGGTGATCCAGATAAAGGCGAAGAGTATGCTAGGCCTGTTCTTGGAGGGTCCTCGGAATACCCATATCCTCGTAGAGGCAGGACAGGACGCGAACCAACAAAAACAGGTTAAGACATTCACTGAACTTTTTCAATATCTGCatttttcatgtatttgattttcttgaaaagCAAATTGTCGTGACAATTGCTTGCAGATCCTAATTGTGAGAGCAGGATTCCATTGTTTATGGGCTCAGACATATATGTGCCAAGGGACGAGCGATTTGGTCATCTGAAGATGTCAGACTTCTTGACTGTTTACTTAAAATCTATTGCCCAGTCATTTCTCCCTGCATTTAAGGCTTTATTCGATAACACACCTAATGAGTTTGATAGCTTTGAGGATGTACTTAAACTCTATGAAGGAGGAGTCAAGTTGCCTGAAGGCCCTTTGTTGAAAGCCATTACTGATACTATTCCTTTGGAGATTCTAAAAGATGTCTTTCATTCTGATGGTGAAGGCCTATTCAAGTTCCCAACTCCCCAAGTTATTCAAGGTATTTATCAAAAGTACTATTTTTCATGCCCTCGTCTTTGGTGATCTTAATATTATTGGTGTGTTTAGAGGATAAAACTGCATGGAGGATGGATGAAGAATTTGGGAGAGAAATATTGGCAGGAATCAACCCCGTCTTAATCACTAGACTCCAAGTAAGCTTTCGCTCATCTGAATTGCTACTCTTTGAGGATATCAAGATCTTACTTAAGTTTACTTCTAATTTTGTGatttatctcttataaattttgaagatGCTGGCTTAACTATTATCTGTAGGAATTTCCTCCGAAAAGCAATCTGGATCCTAACATATATAGCAACCAAAACAGTACAATTACCAGAGAGCAGATAGAGGATAAGTTGGATGGACTAACAGTTGATGAGGTAATAACTAATTTAATGTTAGTAGCTAAATTGCTCATTCAACTTTATGAGAAGATTGTAGTGAGAAATGTTAGTTGACAAAGAGTTGGCGATATTTAACAGGCAATCAAGGCTAACATGCTATTCATATTGAACCTCCATGACATCATTATGCCATACTTGAGGAAAATTAACACAACGACAAACACAGAAACTTATGCCTCAAGAACTTTGCTTTTGTTGCAAGATAATGGAACTTTGAAGCCAATAGCAATTGAACTAAGTTTGCCACATCCAGATGGAGATCAATTTGGTACTGTTAGCAAAGTGTATACACCATCTGATCAAGGTGTTGAAGGTTCTATCTGGCAGTTGGCCAAAGCCTATGCAGTAGTGAATGACTCGGGCATTCATGAGCTCATCAGTCACTGGTAAAACCTGTCAAAAACCTTTATATGAAGCACAACTTACCCATAACCAAATTCAGTATATGATTTGTGTAAAAGTAATTGGAAACATTTGTTATTACCTTCTCAGGTTGAATACACATGCAGTGATTGAGCCATTTGTGATTGCAACAAATAGGCAACTAAGTGTGCTCCACCCTATTCATAAGCTTCTCCATCCTCATTTTCGTGACACGATGAATATAAATGCTTTAGGAAGACATATGTTGATCAATAGTGCTGGAACTATTGAGTTGACTTTTTTTACTGGCAAATATTCCATGGAAATGTCAGCAATAGTTTACAAAGACTGGATTTTCCCTGAACAAGGACTTCCTGCTGATCTCATCAAAAGGTTAGTGAAAAGACACAAAGCACTTGGAAAATTTATTCTCAATCATCTGTATACTAATTCCCTAAAACTTTCTCGATAACcataattttactcattttcAGGGGAGTGGCTGTTGAGGATTCGAGCTCCCCACATGGCATTCGCTTGCTAATTCAGGACTATCCATATGCTGTTGATGGGTTAAAAATATGGTCAGCAATCAAAAGTTGGGTAACAGAATATTGCAACTTCTATTACAAATCAGATGACACTGTAAAGAAAGACAGTGAACTCCAGGCTTGGTGGAAGGAACTCCGCGAAGAAGGACATGGTGACAAGAAAGATGAGCCTTGGTGGCCTAAAATGCAAACTCGACAAGAGCTCATAGAATCTTGCACCATCACAATATGGATAGCTTCAGCACTTCATGCAGCAGTAAATTTTGGGCAATACCCTTATGCTGGTTACCTCGTTAATCGGCCTAGTTTAAGCCGAATGTTGATGCCAGAACCAGGAAGTCCTGAATATGAAGAACTGAAGACAAATCCAGATAAGGTATTCCTCAAAACAACCGTTCCTCCACTGCAGACACTGCTTGAAATTTCCGTCTTAAAGATCTTGTCAAGACATGGTTCAGATACACTTTACCTCGGACAGAGGGACTCACCAGAATGGACAAAGGATCAAGAACCACTTTTAGCTTTTgagaggtttggaaagaagctGAGTGATATTGGGAATCAGATTTTACAGATGAATGGTGATCATGAGAAATGGAAGAACAGGTTAGGGCCTGTTAAAGTTCCATATATTTCGCTCTTCCCCACAAGTGGAGAGGGTCTCACTGGCAAAGGAATTCCTAACAGTGTGTCTATATAgaacttattattattgtttgttcatgttgtttCTTAGTATTCTGTTATTAACACCAAATAAAATCTCTATCAAAGAAAGTTCCAATTACAATAAAGGGTGTAATAATGTTGTAATTAAGTTCTTTCTCTTCTGTAACAGCTTGTTTGGATggttattatcattttttttgtattgattttttgaaattggtAATTTGTTTCAAGCGAGTGTTGTTACAATAGATTGGGTATATCTTAAGGAGTTCGAATCTCAGTTTTGGAATGGTTTGGTCCTTTGGATTTAAATTTGAGTCTAGTTTTCAAGTAGAGGATAAAATGTGTATCTCCTACCtgtatatttgtatataccTCCTTCAATGTAATCATATATATCCAATAGATTGGTAAGTTCAGGTTCAACAGATTGCAACTTTTGCAACCTCCTAGTCTAGTGAGTATATAAATTTCCTTGTTAAATAAGcaaagagaagatgaaaaataaaaccaaCTACAGCTTTATTTGGAACAAAGAGTTTATTTGGTTGGGAATAACAAGAAACAAGTGCAACAAACATTGTATTTAAATCAATAATActatacaatataatacaatacaacacaacacacaagacaatacaatacaatactcTTTATTTGGAACAAAGAGTTTATTTGGTTGGGAATAACAAGTAACACAAGCACAACAAACTGATTGAATAATAAGTTCTATATAGACACACTGTTGGGAATTCCTTTGCCTGTGAGTCCCTCTTCACTTGTGGGAAAGAGCAACGTATATGGAACGTTAACAGGCCCTGACCTGTTCTTCCAACTCTTATGACTATTCATTATCATAATTCGATTCTCGATATCACTTAGCATCTTTCCAAACCTCTCAAAAGCTACAAGTGGTTCTTTATCCTTTGTCCATTCAATTGAGTCCCTTTGTCCCAAGTAAACCTCATCTGAAGCATGCCTTGACGAGACCTCAAAGATGGAAATTTCAAGCAGTGATTGCAACTGAGGAACAAATGTTTTTAGGAATACCTTGTCTGGATTTGTCTTGAGCTCTTCATACTCAACACTTCCTGGCTCTGGCATCAAATTACAGCTTAAAGTAGGGCGATTAGGGAGATAACCAGCGTAAGAGTATAAGCCAAAATGGAGTGCTGCATGAAGTGCTGAAGCTATCCATATAATGATGGTGCAACAATCTCTGAGCTCTTGTCGAGTTTGCAGTTTAGGCCACCAAGCCTCATCTTTCTTGTCGCCATGTCCTTCTTCGCGGAGCTCCTTCCACCAAGCTTGGAGTTCAGTGTCTTTCTCTACTGTCTCGTCAGATTTGTAATAGAACTTGCAATATTCTGTTACCCAACTTTTGATTGCTGCCCAAATTTCCAAGCCATCAACAGCATATGGATAGTCCAGAATCAGTAAACGAATGCCATGTGGGGAGCTCAAGTCCTCAACAGCCACTCCTCTGTAATTGAACGACATTATGGTCAGGTTAGcaagacgaaaaaacatatatttatgttctgatatattatttaatatttagtacAGAGTATGAGATATTTGTGGCTCTTCATTTACCTTTTGAGGAGATCAGCAGGAAGTGCTTGTTCAGGGAAAACCCAATCTTTGTAAGCTGCTGCTGACATTTCCATGGAATATTTGGCAGGAAAAAGAGACGTCTCAAAACCACCATCATAGGTCAAGGTCTCTCTTGCTAAAGCATTTATGTTCATCGTGTTACGGAAATGAGGATGAAGAAGTTTATGAATGGGATGAAGCACACTTAGATGCCTATTTGTTGCAATCACAAATGGTTCGATCACCGCGTGTGTATTCAACCTGGAAAGGTAACAACAAACGTCTCGAATTACTAAATAATACATTGAATTTGGTTATGGGTAAGTTGTGTTTCATATAAAGCTTTCTGACAATTTTTACCAGTGGCTAATGAGCTGATGAATGCCCATGTCATTCACTGCTACATAGGCTTTGGCAAACTGCCAGATAGAACCTTCAACACCTTGGTCAGCTGGTGTATATACTTTACTAACAGTACCAAATTGATCTCCGTCTGGATGTGGCAAGCTTAGTTCAATTGCTAGTGGCTTCAAAGTTCTATCATCTTGTAGGAAGAGCAGAGTTCTTGAGGCATAGGCTTTTGTGTTTGCTGACATGTTAATTTTCCTCAATAGTGGCATCACGATGTCATGGTGGTTCAATATGAATAACCTGTTACTCTTGATTGCCTGTTAAAGAGTATCTGTTTTTGTCACAAAACCTGATCAAAGAATCTAACTAGTATCGAAACAGAAGTAATATACCTCATTCACTGTTAATCCATTCAACTTATCCTGTACATGTTCTGTGGTAATTGTACTGTTTTGGTTTCCATATATGGTTGGATCCAACTTGCTCTTCGGAGGAAATTCCTGCAGACATCAGATAGACCAATATCTTCAAAATGTGCATGGAAATATCATGAAAATAGAAGTGATCTTGATATcttcaaagaaaagatgaattaAAGCTTACTTGGAGTCTACTGATTAAGACAGGATTGGATCCTGCCAACATTTCTCTCCCAAATTCTTCATCCGTCCTCCATGCAGTTTTATCGCCTAAACACCAACAAATTTATATTACAAAAGGTGAAGGCGTGAGAAATAATACTTAAAGAAATTGTTTTTGATCAtgtagaaatataaataaataccttGAATAACCTGAGGAGTTGGGTACTTAAGTAGgccttgaccatccgtttgaaGGATGTCTTTTAGTATCTCTGAGGAAATGTTATCAGTAATGGCTTTCAACCAAGGGCCTTCAGGCAACTTGATTCCTCCTTCATAGAGATTAAGTACATCCGCAAAGCTATTGAACTCATTAGGCGTGTTATCGCACAAAGCCTTAAACGCAGGGAGAAGCGTTTGCAAAGAGGATTTTAAGGACGACGTCAAAAAGTCTGACTTCTTCACATGACCAAATCGCTCGTCCCTTGGGACATATATGTCTAAGCTCATAGGCAATGGGTTCCTGCTCTCGCAATTAGGATCTGCAGAGAACAAAAAGAGTtccaaaaaatcaaacatgAAAATGCTGATagtattattatacttgttgaGTTACAAAACTAAAAAGTTTTCTGCATTGTCTTAACCTGCTTTGGTTGGTTCGCGGCCTGTCCTGCCTCTACGAGGATACGGGTACTCAGAGGACCCTCCAAGGATAGGCCTAGCATACTCTTCCCCCTTATCTGGTTCACCCAAGTCATTGTAGCAAGCATAATCATAAACCCTGTCCCATTCTTCAAGCTTTCCAGTTCCATCTCCTCGCAAAGCTACCAGTTCATTTTCTCTGTATTTTCGCAATGGTTGTGGTGTTTCACTTGGGAGATAAGCCTGAAGAACATACCATAATTACGACAATGCAAATACATGTTTAGACACATATACATTGAATTATAATGTACCTGATTGGCAAAGAAAATGCGGTCAGACTTGTATCTAAAAGCAGGATAAACCCAAGAATTGCATACAAAATGGATTTTTCCATAATTAGGAACATCTTCGAGTGTGAGTGACTTGAGAAAGAACTCATTAAGATGAAGATTCTTGATGATGAATGCTCCTGGAACTCCAAACTCGTCACGATCCCAGTCAAATGTAACACTAAAAGTTGATTCCCCTGCTGTTATTGGGGTGATGTCTGTAAGCCAACTCTCTAAGTATGCTGGATTGCTCAGTTTCCCTTCCAAACCATCTGCTGCAAATGAAACAAAGTAACCAATAATATCTCATCATCTTAATTTGATTTCCATCTAAGCAAGGGTAAAAATAACTTGCTTTTTTTAACCGCAACAAAACAAAGTTAAGGATAATTTTGACCATTTTTCCGATTTCAATAAGTACAAAAGGCAAACTTAATTATCTTTGTTAAAAGAACAATTTTACCCACCATAATTAACAGAACCACTTATCAATTGGATAGAGACTTTTTGGCCAAGTAAATCAGAAATGCCATCAACAACTGAAGCACCTATATTAATGAAGTCtagaacattttttttcatcaaaatcacTCTTCCTTTCACTTTTGGCCTATCATCTTTTCCAAGGATGGCATCCACAATTCCACCCAAAGACATGATTAACTATTTAaacagaaatattttttttttaattaagaaaagaaaagatagatTTTAGTCGTGAGGTTTCGAGTTTAAACATCTCATATTTATACcaaaaattattagttaaaAGAATTATTCtgacaaatttataatttttaagctTTCACTAAGTTTGGTATGCATAGTGTATAAATTTGTCTGATTAGTTAATATAATGATGGTGATGTCAAATAAAACACACAAAAAGAACCCAAAGCATCCAAAAATATGGAAGTTTAGCACTTGAAATTTTAaccaaatttataaattttcaacTTCATTAAGGAACTCTtggaataaaatgaaattaaaggtACGTGTCAACTATTTATTTGATAATGAAATGCTACTTTCCATAGTGTTCAATTCAATTTAAAACTCTTTTACattaaaattagagaaaatacaaaaaaaaaaaaaaatctctaaaCTTGATCGCATAACTTACTTTAGTTTGGATAGCCACCAGATAATTGGATTAAGTGTAATTACTAGGGTAGTAATATCAACCCAATAATTACACAACCTAGTAATTGAGTTGACCTGTATGCCACGATGTAATTGCAGTGTATTGCAAGTATACTGTTTGGTTGCACAAGTGTAGTCATAaggttatattgaattttaaaaataaaaatcaattatttaaaattaaaaatttatataagacAAACAAGGGcctgtataaataatataaattgaatatttaagATACATATtgtcttttgaaaatatattaattaataaacatatgtttttaattattattataaaaaaattaatttatgattctCAATTCAGTATGTTTTTAACTAacttaatcataaaaattaaaaatacaaaatttctaTGAATTCATGAAATGCATGTTTGACAAAAAGATTCACATTTGACAATAGAATTATCTATCAAGTCTAAGTTAAAAGAATAGCTTGTAATGTAAAATATCAAGTCAATACTCCTcaacaaatgaaattaaaaatataacataagttctacattcaaaacaaaaaatttaacatagtACTCTTATGTCATATTTCAACAtaacatacataaatatatttaaaagataatgaAAACATTAGTCcataaatttattcaaaaaatgaattcattttaatttaaaaattaaaatactaacaaaatcataataatgattCTTTTAGATAACACTAAAAATTACATGCAAtcaaatgaagtaaaaatttgagaataagaaaaaagtgaaatatgaataatatatatagaaaaaatagaaaatattataataataaaaataaattaaaagaatttaaaataataagaattacattaaaacgaaaaaaagtaaaaatacaaataaaaggaagaatAGGAAAATTAATCACCGTGTAATTATGCCAGCAATTCACATATCTCGTGTGAATTGGAGAGTGTAATTACTCTCAGCCAATTACACCCAATTATCTGCTGACCAGCTAATTACATGATCAATTAACCAtgccaaaaaaatataattaaactcAACtacatcaaatcaaattatcagTGTAATTTTTCAAACAGGCCCTAAGTGAATCATACTTGTAAAATTAAGAGTTTTTTAATTGGGGAATCAAGCTCTTCTGGCATATATAAATTTATGCAAATGCCAATCATTCTcgcaaatatgataaaaattaaattaagattaaGATGTCTGTAAACTGGTTTAAATATTATcgttacaaaaaataataaacaagagTTCAACAAAGAATTTAAAAGAATTACATTATCTAATTACATATATTCGCATCATAATGTAAATGTCAGagaattttaaagtaaattggATAATATAAAGagacaaaattataattaagagtctaaaaaaatgaagaaaattatacTTACATATATTCACATCATAATGTAAATGTCagagaattttaaaataaattgaataatataaagagacaaaattataattaagagtctaaaaaaatgaagaaaattatacCATCTCTATACAAATTCACCTCATAGTTTAAATGTCAGAGAATATGAGCTAAAATCTCTTAATCCAGTAaacaatatacatattttattagaaaaactTCATTGATATACAATTACTTGACTTATATTGAAAAGTATAGCTTAAAATTgacataacaatttttttttgccaaaaCACAATCATGTATCCAATACTATACATCTAgttaatacaataatatacaattttttttcatattttatttcatacaaaaatgttcaaaattaatttaatgataaTGTTAGAATTAGTATGTGCGCGATTTGCGcgtgtaatttaattttatcatgttCACGAGAATAATAAGCTTTTGcatagataatattttaaaattagaatagGTACTAACTATATAGCATTATTCtccaactaattttttttattttaatttgtataatttatattttcatgcTAAAAGGGGGTGTTTTTCCTATTTAAAATGTTGATTTTACTTGTACCGTAAGTACTTAGTAGTGGAGGCATATTCACCCATTGAATTTAGCTTTTACTTTTAAAGTGagagtttttaaaattaaaaatgttatttatatttattttggttatatataaaattaaatatgttgttGGGTTATGTacctttttcccttcctatgtggataaataaaagtccaatttggaccaacccattttttcc is part of the Solanum lycopersicum chromosome 1, SLM_r2.1 genome and harbors:
- the LOC138347268 gene encoding probable linoleate 9S-lipoxygenase 5 encodes the protein MPEPGSAEYEELKINLDKVFLKTVVPQQLTLLGMSVLELLSRHASDTLNLGQRDSPEWTKDQEPLTAFERFGKKLSDIENQIIQMNGDHKKWKNRSGHVNVPYTLLFPTSEDGLTGKGIPNSVST